The sequence CGACGCCGGTGTGGCGCGGAGCAGGAGCGAGGCGCTCGCCTGGTGCGTCCGGCTCGTCGAGAAGCACGAGCGCGCCTGGATCGACGACCTCCGGGCTGCGCTGGAGCACGTCAAGAAGGCCCGGGCCAGCGGCCCGGTGTCGATCTGAGATGGCGACGACCGACGTGGCACCGGCGCCCGCCGCCGACGGCGCCACCCACGACGACGACGCGCTCGACGCCTACTCCCGCATCGTCACCGCCGTCGCCGAGCAGGTGACCCCCGCCGTGGCCAGCCTGCGACTGCACGGCCGGGGCGGGCGAGGACCGGCGGGCGCCGGCTCCGCCGTGGTGATCACCGCGGACGGGTTCGCCCTGACGTCCGCCCATGTCGTCGCCGGTTCGAGCCGGGGCACCGCGACCCTGGCCGACGGCCGTGAGCTCGACCTGGAGACGGTGGGCGCCGACCCGCTGAGCGACCTCGCCGTCGTGCGCCTCCGCGGCTCGGCGCTCGTCAACGCCACCCTCGGTGACGCCGACCGCCTGCGCGTGGGCCAGCTGGTGGTCGCCATCGGCAACCCGCTGGGCTTCGGCGGGTCGGTGACTGCGGGCGTGGTCAGCGCGCTCGGCCGGTCGCTGCCGACGAGGGCGGGCTCGGCCACCCGCATCGTCGAGAACGTGATCCAGACCGACGCCGCGCTGAA is a genomic window of Acidimicrobiales bacterium containing:
- a CDS encoding trypsin-like peptidase domain-containing protein, which translates into the protein MATTDVAPAPAADGATHDDDALDAYSRIVTAVAEQVTPAVASLRLHGRGGRGPAGAGSAVVITADGFALTSAHVVAGSSRGTATLADGRELDLETVGADPLSDLAVVRLRGSALVNATLGDADRLRVGQLVVAIGNPLGFGGSVTAGVVSALGRSLPTRAGSATRIVENVIQTDAALNPGNSGGALVESRGRVVGINTAVAGIGLGLAVPVNATTTRIVGALMSEGRFRRAYLGIVGSGRPLPPRVADRLGRNRAVGVVDVVDGSPAARAGLRPTDAILDLDDRPIEDAGDLQRIMIGDAIGRRVTLRVLRGSEVLHLEAVPAELVE